One window of Paenibacillus sp. FSL K6-3182 genomic DNA carries:
- a CDS encoding copper amine oxidase N-terminal domain-containing protein: MKKSRILSIFLVVMMLSSILATAASAATETIKTKTQPIKLQFDGQALKLPDGQYSFIHQGSTYVPIRYISYALLKTVNWDGAKATISEPTEKELAALKKQLQSAATGSQKPQTSVTIAIQPVKATLVFNGKTKALPAGQSLYAYKGSIYVPIRFLSESVGTQISYDPVTKTVSGESAAYRAEQGGGGVVLPGTGGGTGGSGGTGGTGNTGGGGVPVKPTYEQITAEAESKLNALKESCKVTLMDIGLQYVATTDKTVQAQLKAKGLQEVDNCSAKFEVIMTDTKAKLTTNGYSTDVLASYREAFNKELEAGRAIAEGLM, from the coding sequence ATGAAAAAGTCACGTATTCTATCTATTTTTCTGGTTGTAATGATGTTGTCATCCATACTTGCAACCGCTGCATCCGCAGCAACCGAAACAATTAAGACAAAGACACAGCCCATTAAGCTGCAATTTGATGGACAAGCGCTTAAACTGCCCGATGGACAATACTCATTTATTCATCAAGGAAGTACATACGTACCGATTCGTTATATTTCTTACGCATTGCTAAAAACAGTGAATTGGGATGGGGCTAAAGCGACGATCTCCGAGCCAACAGAGAAAGAACTTGCAGCGCTGAAGAAGCAATTGCAGAGTGCTGCTACGGGCAGCCAGAAGCCACAAACGAGTGTTACGATTGCGATACAGCCAGTGAAAGCAACTCTTGTATTCAATGGAAAAACAAAAGCGTTGCCAGCTGGTCAATCCCTCTATGCCTATAAAGGCTCGATCTATGTGCCCATTCGTTTCTTGTCAGAATCAGTAGGCACGCAGATTAGCTACGATCCGGTGACGAAAACAGTTAGCGGTGAGTCAGCAGCATACCGAGCTGAGCAAGGCGGCGGTGGAGTCGTTCTTCCAGGCACGGGTGGCGGAACTGGAGGCTCTGGTGGTACAGGCGGTACGGGTAATACCGGCGGTGGTGGCGTACCAGTTAAACCGACGTATGAGCAAATTACGGCAGAAGCAGAGAGCAAGCTTAATGCGCTGAAAGAAAGCTGTAAGGTAACTCTTATGGATATTGGATTGCAGTATGTAGCGACAACGGATAAGACGGTTCAAGCCCAGCTTAAAGCTAAGGGACTTCAAGAAGTAGACAATTGCTCTGCAAAATTTGAAGTTATCATGACAGATACGAAAGCTAAGCTGACGACGAATGGGTATAGCACAGACGTTCTTGCTTCCTACAGAGAAGCCTTTAACAAAGAGCTTGAAGCAGGAAGAGCTATTGCAGAAGGTTTGATGTAG